A genomic segment from Epinephelus fuscoguttatus linkage group LG17, E.fuscoguttatus.final_Chr_v1 encodes:
- the LOC125904989 gene encoding uncharacterized protein LOC125904989 has translation MLTLRQLLSAIGPGDWFTIIDLTDTYFHIAIQPDHRQFLRFAFKGTAYKYLVLPFGLSFAPHTFTKCVKAALAPLREKDVRILAYLDDWAHLSLTLSHVQALGFSVNLRKSSLILSQQFSFLGLETCSVSNRACLSEHRVAAFHRCLAQFRLGRKLRFRTILQLLGMMASMIAVVPLGLLKMRALQRWTQSHRLCAPRHLQRRLTISPSCMLALLPWREPSLLQQGSPIGRVSFRKVVSTDASLRGWGALCEGAAVRGVWTSVQCRLHINHLELLATFLALRHFRPVLTGHHVLIRTDNTTVVSYINR, from the coding sequence ATGCTAACACTCAGACAGCTACTGAGCGCGATCGGACCGGGAGATTGGTTTACAATTATCGATCTTACAGACACTTACTTTCACATAGCGATACAACCGGACCACAGGCAGTTTCTAAGGTTTGCATTCAAGGGCACGGCCTACAAATACCTGGTGCTGCCGTTCGGCTTGTCATTCGCCCCCCACACCTTCACAAAATGTGTCAAGGCGGCGTTAGCTCCGCTACGGGAGAAAGACGTTCGCATATTAGCCTATCTAGACGACTGGGCGCACCTGTCGCTGACTCTGTCGCACGTCCAAGCGCTGGGCTTCTCGGTGAATTTACGGAAAAGTTCACTGATCCTGAGTCAGCAGTTTTCTTTTCTCGGGCTGGAAACATGTTCGGTTTCAAACCGAGCGTGTCTCTCAGAGCACAGGGTGGCTGCGTTTCACCGCTGCCTCGCTCAGTTTCGGTTGGGACGCAAACTACGTTTTCGGACGATCTTACAGCTGTTAGGCATGATGGCATCTATGATTGCTGTAGTGCCACTCGGGCTGTTAAAGATGCGAGCGTTGCAACGCTGGACTCAATCTCATCGGCTGTGTGCACCGCGTCACCTCCAGAGGAGGCTGACGATATCTCCTTCTTGCATGTTGGCGCTCCTCCCGTGGAGGGAACCCAGTTTACTACAACAGGGCTCCCCTATAGGGAGGGTGTCTTTTCGCAAGGTGGTGTCCACAGATGCTTCCCTGAGGGGGTGGGGGGCTCTGTGCGAAGGTGCAGCAGTGAGAGGGGTGTGGACGTCGGTACAATGCAGGCTCCACATCAACCACCTGGAGCTGTTAGCAACTTTCTTAGCTCTAAGGCATTTTCGTCCGGTTCTGACAGGCCATCATGTTCTGATCAGGACAGACAATACAACAGTGGTTTCCTACATAAACAGGTAG